A window of Mycolicibacterium holsaticum DSM 44478 = JCM 12374 genomic DNA:
GCGCCATCCGGTCAACCACCGCAATTGCTTCTGCGGTGAGACCTGCGCGAATCCCACTCTGTGCGTGAGCGAATGGGATGAACGCTCGCAGAATCTCGGGCGCGTTGAGGATACTGCCGATTGGCATGTAACGGTCATCGACCGATGCTGCGCCCAATGCTTGTTCAACGCGTGCTGTGCTCCAGCGCAGCGCATCCCCCGTGCCGGTATCGAGGAGCTCAAGCAATAGCTCGCGTTAATCAGTGCGCTCGCCAACCAGAGCAACTGCGCAGGTCGAGGCCTGGAAAGCAGGTCGCGTATCTCTGGCACAAGCGGAGGTTCGTCAGCAGTACTCCGCTCCCGAGTGGACCGTCGACGTGCATCTCGTCGCGCTTGCTTGGCCTGGCGTCGCCTGCGTCCGTCGCTCATGATGCGGACGCTACGCGCGGGCCCTGACAAGTCTGCTGCGGCGACGGCGAGTTGTCGGTGTCCCCACGTACAGTTCGGTCCTCAGCGTCGTTGAGGGGATGCGAGGGGGTTTCGATGACGACTGATTTCGTGTCGGACCGGCTTCACGTGGTCGTCGGCTCACCGTGGAAGGACGCGGTGATCAGCCTTCTGGATCCACGGTCGAAGTATCGGCCGTGGCCGGCCGTGCCGGATGCGCGACGCGGCGACGGTGTTGTGGTGACCCTCGACTGCGAGCCGCGATTGGTTCTGATCGAGGTGGGGTTGGTCGACGATGTCGGCGGCGTCGAGGTGGCGATCGCCGGGCTGCGACGCTCGATGGTCGATCTGTCGTCTCGCGTCGGCGCCGGGCTCGACGACGTTCGTGGCTCCTATGCGCTGTTCGAGGGCGACGCCGCAGCAGAGTTGTTGAGCGCGCTGGATGACCACCGGTTCGGCGCCCAGGCGATGGACCGGTTCGGTGGCTCGTCGATGGCGGCAGCGCGTGTGCTGCTGAAGTCAGACGGCGTCTGCAGCGGGTGCGGTTATGCGTTGAACCTCCGTGGCGAGGACGCGCGCGAAACGGTGTCAATCTGGACCGTCGAAGCGCCCAAAGAACCGGAACGCGAACCTGTCGACTGGCCCGCGGTCCTGTGCCCACAGTGCCAAACCACCATGCACGACGGCGGTTTCGCGACGTTCCTCGATTACAGGTTCGCACGGCATCCGGCCTGTCCACGCTGTGTCGGACGGCGGACGAAACGGGCGTTGTTCGGGATGCTCTCGAGTTTCGACGACATCGAGCCGTGGTACGACCCGCGGGGCTGCTGCGTGACGCACGACATCTGGACGTGCACGTTGTGCGGGCATCGGTGGTGACGCTCTGGTTGGTTGTGGCGCTTGTTGGTTGCGCCGCGGTTAGACGTCAGCCGCATCCTCTAGGAGGCCGGTCACTTTGCGAGCCATCAACGCCGCCGTCGCCTGCCACCTGCGTACCGTTCAGCGATACGCAAGGGTGGGATATGGCTGTAGTCGAGTCGGCGTAGCTCGGCGTTCTCGGTTTCTTGCTCGGTCAGACCTTCTGGTCGCGAGTGCTTCGGCCCCGATTCAGCCCTACCAGCGGCCACGTGAGCGGAATCGGTGGATCCATAGCCGCGGCACTCGCGCCATTCTTCCGGCGGTGCCAAGCTGAAAACACTTTGCGCACTGCCAAAGCACGCTTCGTCGGGGACCGCCAAGATATCCCAAGACGGTTTCCACACAGCCCTATTCGCGAACGCGTTCAGGGCGTCCCGCAACATTGCCGGGCGGTGATTTCGTCGCACTCAGGCAGCCGACCGACAGTCTCCGTAAGCGGCTGGGCGCGGGGTGACGACGGCGACGGCCTTGTCGGTGGGTGGGGTTACTGTCACCTCGGAAGCGCAAATCAAGGGGGGATGATGCGCGGACGTGGGGTTATCGCAGCAGCTGTAGGGGCGGTGTGCGGCGCAGTGGCGCTGGCGGTTCCGGCCCGGGCCGATCAGTACGACTTCCTCATGCAGCTCGACAACATGGGCGTCTACTACGACTCGGTCACCGACATGATCGACATCGGCAAGGGTATCTGTCACGAACTGCGCTTCGGGGTGCCACCACCGGCGGTGCTGGGCAAGCTGGACAGAACGGGGTTCGCACCGGCGGAGTCGGCGATCGTCTTGGTGTCAGCGGTCGACACCTTGTGCCTGGACGCTAAGCCGGCGGTTCTCGAGTGGGCACGCAGCATCGGTCCCACCCAGCCGCTGTAGCCGGGACGTACAGGTGTTCGTCAGCAGGCACAGGCGGTCATGATGGCCAGTCGCGGTTCAGATTCCGACTGGGAAGCGGCGTTCTTCGGTGTGCTGATCCTGATCTGGGTGGTCATCACCTACTACTGGATCATCCTCGGAGTGGCGGCTGCCGTTGGGCTGTTCTTCGGAGTGCGCGCACTTGTCCGCCGCGAACAGGAACGCCGGCTCGAGGCAGCAGACGAAGCCAAACTCCTGGCTCTGCGTGCCGACCGACAGCATCGTTGGGCGTCGCGCGGCGACAAGAGGGGCGTCTACGGCGTCGAAGGGGCCGAGTTGATGCGGTCGATCACATCTCAGCCTGAGGTACCGCCGGCTGACACGCCCGACGAGAAGCCTCGGGTCGCTGCGATCGCCCACACCGCAGCGGAACTCGATGCGCTGCTTCGCGAAAAGCCAGCGGAGTGGCGTTGGGGGGTTTTCGTGTCGATACTCGTCCAGCGATCCGCAAAGCTGCGTTCGCGTATCCGCGATTGCGAACTGCACTACTCGTCAACGGCGGGCCGGTATCTGCGGACCGGCAAGGAGGTCGCCGCGTTCGTCGAGGATCGCATTGCTGACCTGACCGAGCTCACCAGCCGACTGGAATCCTTCATCGAAGCGCCGGCGTTCACGCGGGTGTTCGGCGAGGACGACAGCGACGCCGACGCCGACGGGATCTTGCATGTGGCCAACCGGCTGATGGACTTCTACGAGCGCTATCTCGACCTGGCTGAGCGGTGCCGCGACGCCAGCGTGCCCTCGGCGTACACCGGGCTCATGCGAGACTGCTCGCAGCTGATGGCCGTCCCGCTCGAGGGCATTGAGAGGTTCATGGACGAAATGGTCGAGGTTGCGGAAGAGCTGCCCACGATGAGGCGTTACACCTCTGGCGCAGTCGATTTCGGAACGGTCACGATCGAGATCGTCGCCGATGCGAAGCTCGTCAAGCGCATCGACAAGCAGCTGCGGGCCGCCGCGAGGAGTTAGCGCCGTTGCGTGAAACCAGCGAAAGATCAACGCTGGGTCCGTATTAGCGGATCGCGCTAAATCGGCATCCGGTAGCCGAAGAACTCGTGATCCTCGTTATAGCCGCCCTGGCCTAGACCGAGGTGTTCGAAACTCTCCACGAACTCGATCGCGGCGATCCATTTGACCTGCTTGAAACCCAACTCGACCTCGTTGCGCAGTCGCAGTGGGGCGCCATGGGTTTCGGTGAGGGGTTCGCCGTTCATCTGGTACGCCAGCATCGCCATCGGGTCGCGCATGTGCTCGATCTTGTGGCAGTCGTAGTAGCGGCCGGCGCCGGGTTCGGAGCCGTCGGCCAGCGAATAGAAGACCGCCCACCGAGCCGTCGGCAACGGCCGTACGATCTCGAGTAGATCCGAGACCCGCGCCCCGCCCCACTTGGCGATCCCCGACCAGCCCTGGATGCAGTAGTGCTGGGTGATCTGTTCGTGCTTGTCCATCGCCAGCAGATCCGAATAGCTGAATTCCGTGGGGTTTTCGACCAGACCGCCGACCCGTAGCCGGTAGCTGCGCCAGCCGTCGGCCTGCAGGCGGCGATATTCCGGTGAGGTGGGCAGTGTGCCGTTGGCCCAGAAGTAGGGTGAGATGTCCTTCTCGGTGTAGTCGGCGTGAGGATGGAACCATTCCATCAGCCCCTTGATCCAGCCGACCGCGTGGCGTCCGACGCGCTGAACAATGCGCGGATAGCGCAGCGTGAACGGGGATGCCAGCAGCCACAACGCGGCGATGACGGCCATCGCGACGAGGTAGATCACCAACGCCCAGTACGAGTCGGTGTCGGTGCCGAACACGATGTGGTTGAGGTTTCCGATGAGCCCGGTGCTGTACACCATCACCGTGTGCACCCCGATGAACATGACCATCCACGCCAGGACCAGAAAGTGGACCGAGCGCGCGACCTGCCGGTTGGCCGGTCCGCGGCCCAGGCCAAACCGCGCGGCGATCGCCGGGGCCTGCAGCAGCCCGGTGATGAATGCCAACGGGGCGAATACGAACACCGTCAGGAAGTAGGCGATGAGCTGCAAGCCGTTGTAGGCGACGAATCCCTCGTTGACCGGAAAGTCCAGCGAGAGATACTGCACGGCCGTGGATGCCGCGTTGGGCAGCACGTCCCACGACTGCGGGACGATGCGCCGCCACTGTCCGGTGCTGAACAACAAGATGTAGAAGACCAGCCCGTTCAGCAGCCACAACCCGTCGAAGGTGAAGTGCCACCAGCGGGCCAGGCCGATGGTGTGGCGGATCCCGGGCAGGCCCAGCCAGGTCGGCAACGACACCGAGTCATCCTTGGCGGTCCACCCTTTCGTCGGGTCGGCGGGATCGAGCCGATCCGGCGGGATCGGACCGCGCAGCCGCAGCCACGCGGTACCCGGCGTGCTGCCCGGGTTCAGGTACAGGCGCGGATGGTCCGCCAAGATCTGCAGCCCAGCCCGGATGATGAACATCATGAAGACGATGTTGAACAGGTGGCTCCACCGCAGCCACGCCGGAAAGCCCGACTCGATCGCACCGCGGGTGGCTGCGGTGCCCGGATAGCGCAGGACGAACTCCTGCATCCACTCGAATTGGCGCAGGTGCTGGGCTATGGCCACCGCCACGGCGAGCCCGGCAACCGTCAGCGGCACCACCCACAGCGTGCTGATCCAGCGTCGGCCGATCCGAACCGACGGGACCTGGGCCGGCTCGTCGGCGATGCCACCGGCCCACTCCCCAGGCCGGACACGCTCGGTCACGGTCTGTGAGTTCGACTGCACAGACCCGGGACCGTCCTCGCAGCTACATCGATCCGCCGCACGGCTGCCACCTTAGGGTAAATGCCGTGGTTGTTGGTCCGAATCGCGTACGCCGACACCGGGTACGCTGAGGAAGCTTGGGCGTCTCGTCTGAACATGTTGTGCGGCAACGGGTCAGCGCCAAGCGGTCCCCGAGGTTGTCACGCGCTCGCGAATCAGGTTCGCGCCGTGAACCCTGTGCGGTGACCGGCCCATGACGAGGTCAGCGTCGCCTCGTAAGGTGACCGAATGCGCAAGGATCGACTTCTCCACATCGCCCGCCAGGTGGCGGCCTTAGCTGTGGCGGCCATGACCGCCGCGTCGACCTGGAACGGATACCGACCGCTGGCGCGTAAGGGCTACCCGTCGATGGCCTCGTTCGGGTACGGCCTGGTGGTCAGCGAACTGCCACTGCAGGCGCTGGCCAGCCAGCTCGGCGGGCTGGCGTTGACCGGCCGCCGACTGACCCGTCCGGTGCGCATCATCGCCTGGGCGGTGGCCGCGATCTCGGCGGTGGGCCTGCTGAACTTCAACCGTGCCGGGCATCAGGCCGGTACCCCGCTGACGGAAGCACTGGACCGCGGTCTGGGTGCCGGTCGCCGCACCGATTCGACAGGGCTGTGGCGCCGACCCGCCGGCGCGGGCACCGCCAAAAGCCCCGGCGCACTGCGGATGCTGCGGATCTACCGCGATTACGCCCACGACGGCAACATCAGCTACGGCCCCTACGGCAGCGCCAATCATCTCGACATCTGGCATCGTCCGGATCTCGACCGCAACGGCAAGGCACCGGTGCTCTTTCAGGTTCCCGGCGGCGGCTGGGTGACGGGCAACAAACGCGGGCAGGCGCATCCGTTGATGAGCCACCTGGCGGAGCTCGGCTGGATCTGCGTAGCGATCAACTACCGCCACAGCCCGCGCAACACCTGGCCCGACCACATCGTCGACGTCAAACGCGCGCTGGCGTGGGTGAAGACGCACATCGCCGAATACGGCGGCGACCCCGACTTCATCGCGATCACCGGCGGTTCGGCCGGGGGTCATCTGTCGTCGTTGGCGGCGCTGACGCCCAACGATCCGCGTTTTCAGCCGGGCTTTGAAGACATCGACACCCGGGTGCAGGCCGCCGTGCCGTTCTACGGGGTCTACGACTTCACCCGCTTCGACGACGCGATGCATCCGTCGATGCCGGAGTTGCTCGAGAAGATGGTTATGAAGCAATCGCATGCCACGAACTTCGAGGCGTACGCCGACGCCTCGCCGGTGAACTACGTGAGCGCCGATGCTCCACCGTTCTTTGTTCTGCACGGGACCAACGATTCGTTGGTGCCTGTCGAGCAGGCGCGGGCGTTCGTCGCGAAACTGGAAGACGTCAGTACCCAGCCGGTGGCCTACGCCGAATTACCGCTGGCTCAGCACGCTTTCGATATGTTTGGCTCTGCGCGCGCCGCACATTCGGCCGTGGCCGTCGAACAGTTCCTTGCCGAGATCTATGCGAACTGGCAGACGGGATCAGAAGGTGGCGCTGCTCAGGAGGCCGACGCGCCGAGCTCCGCGTAGACCGCCGCCTCGAAGCCGAGGATCGTCTCGACCACTTTGTCGTCGAAGAACGGCAGCAGCTGGGTGGCGATCACCGCGCCGATGCCCGCCTTGCGGTCGATCCAGAAGAAGCTGTTGAACAGCCCCGACCAGTCGGCCGAGCCGGCGCTGCGCATACCGGGCAAGTCGGTCAGATACAGGTGGAAACCGAGGCCCCAGCCCTGCGGCACGTCGAGCAGCTCGACCGGTTTGGCCAGCTCGGGGATCGTCGGCTCCATCTTCTTGGGCAGCGACGCCCCGTCCAGGTGATCGCGCAGCGCGAGCTCGACGGTCTCCTCTCTGAGGATGCGCGCGCCGTCGAGCTCGCCGCCGTTGAGCCAGGCGCGCATGAAGCGCCCGTAGTCGGCGACGGTCCCATAGGACCCGTGGCCGGCGGCGTCCCACTCCGACTCGGCGGGCAGGTCGAGGTCGGTCGCCACGAGGGCGCCGTCGGGGGTGCGGAAACGGATGGGCAGCAACCGTGCGCGCTGTTCGTCGCTGAGGATGAAGGTGGAGTCGGTCATTTTCAGTGGGCCGTAGACATGTTCGGCGAGGTAGTCGGCCAGTGTTTGGCCGCTGACTGCCTCGACGACCAGGCCGAGCCAGTCGGTGCTGACGCCGTACTCCCAGACCGTGCCGGGGTCGTGGACCAGCGGCGCGCTGAGGCTGCGCTTGACGCCTTCCAGCGGGTTGGGAAAGCCCTGTCCGGTGCAGTAGGTGAAGAGTTTGTCGTTGAGGAAGTGGTAGCCGCAGCCGGCGGTGTGGGTCATCAGCTGCCGGACGGTGGGCGGGGTCTTGGGCGCGCGCAGGACCGGTTCACCGCCGTCGAAGCCGTCGAGCACCTGCAGCGCGCCGAACTCCGGCAGGATCGAGGCGACAGGCGCGTCGAGCTGCACGCGGCTTTGCTCGACGAGTTGCAGCGCGGCGGTGGTGGCGACGGCCTTGGTCATCGACGCGTTGCGGAACATGCTGTCGGGCTTGGCATCTCCGGCCGCACCCTGGTAAAGCACACCGTCGCGGCCCACCACCGCGGCGGCCACGCCATGCAGGGTGCCGTCGGCGGTCACACCGTTGAGCAGGTCGTCGATACGCTCAAACCCCATCACAAGCTCCTTTGCTTTCGGGATACGCGGGCCATCATCGCATGAGGCACGGGGTATATCGGCGGAACGAGGGGCCTAGGTCCGGTCATTCGGACGCAAATGCTTGCAGCGTCAGCGCGAGTTCGGCCAACTCCAGATCCCCCTTGGCGGCAAGGGTATTCATGAAGTTCTCGGCGTCGTCGACGTCGAAGCCGGGATCCAACTCGACGCTATTGAGATACAGAAACGTCCAGGTAGCGGACTTCGAGGGCGGCGCGATGCACGAACGCGCGCAGCGACAGGTCCCCAGCCGACGCCGCGGTACGCAACTGGTCCATCTCCTCGTCACTGAAGTTGACGTTCAAGGCAGGCATACTTCGCACGGTACCAATTTAAGTACCGAATCTGGTATCACATTTGCTGGCTGGTGGTCAGCCGATGATTTGAGGCCCTGTCCGGCGTTGAGACGCCGCCTCACCGCGGAGGGTCGAAGGCGACGACCTCACCGCGATTGATCGACACCCAGTCACGGCCCTGCAGGTACGGGCGGAACGACTCCACGATCGCCTGCTGGTCGGCGGGCGTCTTGGGTCGCTGCAGTTCGTAGAGATGCGGGAATTCCGTCCAGGCGACGACGGCGTCCCACAGCCGCGCCGCAGCCTCGCCGGCCGGTGGGTCGATGAGTACGGGCCCGAACAGGCACTGGCCGTCGGGGAAGAACAGGGTCGGCACGCCGTAGCCGTCGGCGTCGACGACGCGCTGGTGGTCGGCCATCACCTCGTCGTTGGTGCTCGGGTCGGCGATGGCCTGGTCGACGAGTCCGGGGTCAAAGCCGAGTTCGGTCAAAAGAGTTCGGGCGACGGCCTTTTCGTGCGGCTTTTGTCCTTCGGCGTGCAGGGCGCGTGCCGCGCGTTCGTACCAGGCGTCGACGTCGGCCATCGACTGCCGACGCAACAGCGCGCCGATGCGCATCATCGACCACCCGTAGGACCACTCCCGCTCCCACGGGTGCTTCTTGCCCTCTTGACGGTTGATCTCTTCGAGGCTGAAGAAGCGCCAGTTGACGGTCAGGCCGGTCAGGTCGCGCACCTCGCGGATCCACCGCGACGTCTGATACGCGAACGGACACATGATGTCGAAGTGAAAGTCAACGGAGACAGGACGATTGGTCACAATGTGAACCTTCAGTTGAGGGCGGTACCAGCGTCATCCTGCCAGCTGACCGCGCCTAAGTCGATAACCGTCGCCGGCCGGTGACCCCGTCGCCAGCGAAACGGAGCGGATGCTCGTGGTGGCTCGCGCGGGAGGTGTAGACGGGGGAATTTCCGTGCCTACGCGCGTCGCAGGGGCGTTAGGGTTAATTCGCCAGAGACGTAGCCGCGCGAGCGGGCGATAGCCAATGGGGACTCTATGCTTGTCGATCCGGAAGTACTTCGTGCATTCACGGGGCAGGTAAGTGCAGCGTCCGAGGGCATCAAGAGCGCCGACGTGGGCGCTAAGGCAACGACCTCTGCCGATGGTCTTGTCGGGTCGACCACACAGTGGGCAATGCGCCTCGTCGGCGTGCACTTGACCCAGCAAGCGGATGCGATCGCCAAGAATGTCAACGACATGGGGGGAGCCGTTCGTGGCGCGGGCGACCGATACGAGGTGACCGACAGCGCTCTTGCGGGAACGTTCGACGGGCTGTTCTGATCCGGTGCTGGCCTCACGTCCCCGCTTACAATCGTGGAATCCCGATTCGCTGACGCCCGCCGCGTCGGCTCTACAGGGCGCGGGTCAATCCGTTTACGGAGCGGTGCGAGATCTTGACGATGGAATCGATCGTATGTCCGCCGCGCAGTCATGGTCGGGTCAGGCGCATGACGCGGCGACGACCGTGTTTCGCCGCGCGACTATTACGACCTCCGATTTCGCGCACTACACCGAAACGGTCGCGACAGCGCTGAAGAAGGGCAACGGTCGATAGGAGGTGCCCGAGCGGCCTTACTGGGTTACGCGGAGGCAGTAGACGCCGGTGAGCTCCAAGTAACGGATCTGTGGGTAGTGCTCATCGCTTAGCCCGCGTCCTTGAGCGCGCCGACGGCTCCGACCAACCCATGCCCTTTACGCCGCCGCCGGACAGGACGACGTCGGCGCGAAGGTTCGTGGTAGCGGTCATGGGCCCAGCCTGACGAATCTGCCTCAGCTCGAATCGCCGCGTGCAAAACGCTACCTAGGCGGACGCAAGGGTATCCGCGACGCAGAAACGGCGCCGGCGGGCACCACCCGCTGCGGGGGGTCCGACCGTCAGGGCGTAGCAATGCGTAGCATTTCACACTACGCTTTACGTATGGCCAAAACCATCCCGCAGCGGGAACTGCGCAATGAGAACGCCAAGCTCATGGATGCGGTTGCCGCGGGCGAGACATTCGTGGTCACCCGCCACGGGGAGCCGGTCGCAGAACTTCGCCCCGTTCAGCGTGCCCGGAAGACCTTTATCACCCGCGACGACCTGGCGCGCATTTCCGGCGCAGGTGTCCGCATCGACCCCGATCAGTTTCGTCGCGACCTCGACGATGCCGTCGATCAGAGCGTGTAGATGGCAGCCGGACTGCTCGACACGTCGGTGGTGATCGACTGGCACGACCCGTCAGTCGTCGCCAAGCTACCGGACGAGATGGCGATCTCAGCCATCACCGCGGCCGAACTGGCGGCCGGCCCCCTACTCGCGCGTACGCCGGTCGAGGCCGCCAAGCGCCAGTCGAGGTTGCAGGAGGTCGAATCCCTGATGGAGCCAATCCCGTTCGACGGCAGAGCAGTTCGCAGTTACGGACTCATCGTTGCAGCGATCATCGAGGGAGGGCGTAAGCCCCGCAGCCGCTTCGCGGATCTGCTCATTGCCGCCACCGCGCATGCCAACAGCCTGGATCTCTACACCCGCAACGCCGCCGACTTCGCCGGGCTTGGGAAACTGATCCGGGTTGCCGCGGTGTGACTTGTCGACACGTCGTTGGGCCCGACCTGGCTGGCACCGGGC
This region includes:
- a CDS encoding type II toxin-antitoxin system VapC family toxin, which translates into the protein MAAGLLDTSVVIDWHDPSVVAKLPDEMAISAITAAELAAGPLLARTPVEAAKRQSRLQEVESLMEPIPFDGRAVRSYGLIVAAIIEGGRKPRSRFADLLIAATAHANSLDLYTRNAADFAGLGKLIRVAAV
- a CDS encoding WXG100 family type VII secretion target, yielding MLASRPRLQSWNPDSLTPAASALQGAGQSVYGAVRDLDDGIDRMSAAQSWSGQAHDAATTVFRRATITTSDFAHYTETVATALKKGNGR
- a CDS encoding type VII secretion target, translated to MLVDPEVLRAFTGQVSAASEGIKSADVGAKATTSADGLVGSTTQWAMRLVGVHLTQQADAIAKNVNDMGGAVRGAGDRYEVTDSALAGTFDGLF
- a CDS encoding alpha/beta hydrolase, with amino-acid sequence MRKDRLLHIARQVAALAVAAMTAASTWNGYRPLARKGYPSMASFGYGLVVSELPLQALASQLGGLALTGRRLTRPVRIIAWAVAAISAVGLLNFNRAGHQAGTPLTEALDRGLGAGRRTDSTGLWRRPAGAGTAKSPGALRMLRIYRDYAHDGNISYGPYGSANHLDIWHRPDLDRNGKAPVLFQVPGGGWVTGNKRGQAHPLMSHLAELGWICVAINYRHSPRNTWPDHIVDVKRALAWVKTHIAEYGGDPDFIAITGGSAGGHLSSLAALTPNDPRFQPGFEDIDTRVQAAVPFYGVYDFTRFDDAMHPSMPELLEKMVMKQSHATNFEAYADASPVNYVSADAPPFFVLHGTNDSLVPVEQARAFVAKLEDVSTQPVAYAELPLAQHAFDMFGSARAAHSAVAVEQFLAEIYANWQTGSEGGAAQEADAPSSA
- a CDS encoding molybdopterin-dependent oxidoreductase, which encodes MTERVRPGEWAGGIADEPAQVPSVRIGRRWISTLWVVPLTVAGLAVAVAIAQHLRQFEWMQEFVLRYPGTAATRGAIESGFPAWLRWSHLFNIVFMMFIIRAGLQILADHPRLYLNPGSTPGTAWLRLRGPIPPDRLDPADPTKGWTAKDDSVSLPTWLGLPGIRHTIGLARWWHFTFDGLWLLNGLVFYILLFSTGQWRRIVPQSWDVLPNAASTAVQYLSLDFPVNEGFVAYNGLQLIAYFLTVFVFAPLAFITGLLQAPAIAARFGLGRGPANRQVARSVHFLVLAWMVMFIGVHTVMVYSTGLIGNLNHIVFGTDTDSYWALVIYLVAMAVIAALWLLASPFTLRYPRIVQRVGRHAVGWIKGLMEWFHPHADYTEKDISPYFWANGTLPTSPEYRRLQADGWRSYRLRVGGLVENPTEFSYSDLLAMDKHEQITQHYCIQGWSGIAKWGGARVSDLLEIVRPLPTARWAVFYSLADGSEPGAGRYYDCHKIEHMRDPMAMLAYQMNGEPLTETHGAPLRLRNEVELGFKQVKWIAAIEFVESFEHLGLGQGGYNEDHEFFGYRMPI
- a CDS encoding serine hydrolase domain-containing protein, yielding MGFERIDDLLNGVTADGTLHGVAAAVVGRDGVLYQGAAGDAKPDSMFRNASMTKAVATTAALQLVEQSRVQLDAPVASILPEFGALQVLDGFDGGEPVLRAPKTPPTVRQLMTHTAGCGYHFLNDKLFTYCTGQGFPNPLEGVKRSLSAPLVHDPGTVWEYGVSTDWLGLVVEAVSGQTLADYLAEHVYGPLKMTDSTFILSDEQRARLLPIRFRTPDGALVATDLDLPAESEWDAAGHGSYGTVADYGRFMRAWLNGGELDGARILREETVELALRDHLDGASLPKKMEPTIPELAKPVELLDVPQGWGLGFHLYLTDLPGMRSAGSADWSGLFNSFFWIDRKAGIGAVIATQLLPFFDDKVVETILGFEAAVYAELGASAS
- a CDS encoding mycothiol-dependent nitroreductase Rv2466c family protein; this translates as MTNRPVSVDFHFDIMCPFAYQTSRWIREVRDLTGLTVNWRFFSLEEINRQEGKKHPWEREWSYGWSMMRIGALLRRQSMADVDAWYERAARALHAEGQKPHEKAVARTLLTELGFDPGLVDQAIADPSTNDEVMADHQRVVDADGYGVPTLFFPDGQCLFGPVLIDPPAGEAAARLWDAVVAWTEFPHLYELQRPKTPADQQAIVESFRPYLQGRDWVSINRGEVVAFDPPR
- a CDS encoding DUF732 domain-containing protein, coding for MALAVPARADQYDFLMQLDNMGVYYDSVTDMIDIGKGICHELRFGVPPPAVLGKLDRTGFAPAESAIVLVSAVDTLCLDAKPAVLEWARSIGPTQPL
- a CDS encoding type II toxin-antitoxin system Phd/YefM family antitoxin — protein: MAKTIPQRELRNENAKLMDAVAAGETFVVTRHGEPVAELRPVQRARKTFITRDDLARISGAGVRIDPDQFRRDLDDAVDQSV